The Sinomicrobium kalidii genome contains a region encoding:
- a CDS encoding OmpA family protein, which produces MKKLMFTSLFVGLFATGITAQEMNTTEDSGTTDAMAQDNFNKWSIEVNGGVNKPMRPLASGYYTNTPDFLHLDLGARYMFNEKFGLKLDVGYDKFEGDEDSNDFDTKYYRASLQGVANLGRIMNWETWTRTFNLLGHAGAGYSQLRPDQGPISDDHDQMMNWIAGLTGQVKLSDRVVLNADFTTLAHSRQDWTFDGSKKTSTRGFDGIMFNATVGVSFYLGKAKQHADWYLRDNEALNNLAVRVDDIEGMLQDTDRDGVPDYLDQEPNTPTGVSVDRYGKANDLNENGIPDDLENSLDMRYASKESLDGIGGGGDPVKKLIEDGYVNVYFGFASSKPAVYSFDAINYLIKYMNENPSAKAELLGYADEIGGESQYNTSLSERRAKAVYDILVASGVGESRLSYQGMGVDSSVDKGSANARQIVRRVTFKLK; this is translated from the coding sequence ATGAAAAAATTAATGTTTACATCACTGTTTGTAGGATTATTTGCTACCGGCATTACTGCGCAGGAGATGAATACTACCGAAGACTCGGGTACTACAGACGCCATGGCTCAGGACAATTTTAATAAATGGTCAATTGAAGTCAACGGAGGGGTTAATAAGCCGATGCGACCACTTGCTTCGGGATATTATACCAACACTCCCGATTTTCTCCACCTGGATCTTGGAGCACGATATATGTTCAATGAAAAATTCGGTTTGAAACTTGACGTAGGGTACGACAAGTTCGAAGGTGACGAAGATTCCAACGATTTTGATACCAAGTATTACAGGGCAAGCTTACAAGGTGTTGCCAACCTGGGTAGGATCATGAACTGGGAAACATGGACCAGAACTTTTAACCTTCTGGGGCATGCCGGTGCAGGTTATTCACAACTGCGTCCCGATCAGGGACCGATCTCTGACGATCATGACCAGATGATGAACTGGATTGCCGGTCTTACCGGACAGGTAAAACTCAGTGATCGTGTTGTGCTTAACGCTGATTTTACAACATTGGCACACAGCCGTCAGGACTGGACTTTTGACGGTAGCAAGAAAACCTCTACCCGTGGTTTTGACGGTATTATGTTCAATGCTACTGTAGGTGTTTCTTTCTACCTCGGAAAAGCAAAGCAACATGCTGACTGGTACCTGAGAGATAACGAAGCGCTTAATAACCTTGCGGTGCGTGTAGACGACATCGAAGGAATGCTTCAGGATACCGACAGAGACGGTGTGCCGGATTACCTGGACCAGGAGCCCAATACACCTACAGGAGTTTCTGTTGACCGATATGGTAAAGCCAATGACCTGAACGAAAACGGTATTCCGGATGATCTGGAAAACTCACTTGATATGCGTTACGCTTCCAAAGAAAGCCTTGACGGTATAGGTGGCGGTGGAGATCCGGTTAAAAAACTGATCGAAGACGGCTATGTAAATGTTTACTTCGGATTTGCGAGCAGCAAACCTGCAGTATACTCTTTCGACGCTATCAACTACCTGATCAAGTATATGAACGAGAATCCTTCTGCAAAAGCCGAACTGCTCGGATATGCGGATGAGATCGGAGGCGAAAGTCAGTACAATACTTCACTCTCTGAAAGAAGAGCGAAAGCTGTATATGATATACTGGTTGCTTCCGGAGTTGGAGAATCAAGACTTTCTTACCAAGGTATGGGTGTAGATTCAAGTGTAGACAAAGGTTCTGCAAATGCTCGTCAGATCGTAAGAAGAGTTACCTTCAAATTGAAGTAA